The DNA window TCGATTGTGAACGTGACCCTGAACCAGATGATGGGGAACCTCGGCGCGTCGCTGGGGATATTAGCTGGGTCGTGACGGGCTATGCGGCTGCCAGCGCCGTGATGATTACGATGTCGGGCTGGCTCAGCGCCAAGCTTGGTCGCCGGAATTACTTTGCCGCGTCGATTGTCGTCTTTACCATCGCGTCGGTACTCTGCGGACTGTCGACCAACGTCTGGGAACTGGTCTTTTTTCGGGTGCTTCAAGGCATCGGGGGTGGTGGCCTGCTGACGACGGCGCAGTCGATTCTCATTCAGACGTTCCCGAAAGAAGACATCGGTATCGCCAACGCCATCTTCGGGCTGGGCGTCATCATCGGTCCGTCGATTGGCCCCACGCTGGGCGGCTACATCACCGACAACCTGTCGTGGAACTGGGTGTTTTACATCAACATCCCGTTCGGCATCGCGGCTACCGTCCTGACGTACCTGTACATCAAGGAACCGGTCGAGAAGATATTGGCGGGTAGGATGGACTGGCTCGCGCTTATCATGCTCATTGTCGGGATTGGTGGCTTACAGATCATCTTGGAGAAGGGCGAAGAGAAAGACTGGTTCGATTCGAGCTTTATCACCATCATGACCACGGCTGCCGTGCTTTGCCTGATCGGCTTCATCTGGCGGCAGCTCACCGTCAGCCAACCCATCCTCGACCTGCGACTGCTACGTCGTCGTCGGTTTGCCGTCGGTACGCTGTTCAACTTCATCCTCGGTTTCGGCTTGTTCGCGTCGGTGTTCCTGATTCCAGTGTTCTGCCAGACGATTCTAGGCTTTACCGCCAGTCAGACGGGTTTACTGCTGATGCCGGGCTCGATCATGACCGGCTTCATGATGCCGATCGTGGGTGGTCTGCTGAAGAAAAACGCGATTTCGCCGATCTGGTACGCTGCCGCCGGTTTCCTGCTGTTCTTCGGCTTCAGCTACGGCCTGTCGAACATCACGCCCGACGCGGGGCCGGACTACTTCTTCTGGCCGCTCATCATCCGGGGTATCGGCATGGGCCTGATCTTTATCCCGCTGACGACCGTAACGCTGGCCGATTTGTCGCCCGTCGAGATTCCGCAGGGGTCGGCCCTGTCGAACACGATTCGGCAGTTGGGTGGTACGTTCGGTACGGCCATCATGACGACCTATATCTCGACCCGTTCAGTGCTGCATATCTCGCGCCTGACCGACAACCTGTCGATTTACAACCCGATTTCGGCGGAGCGCATCCGGCAATACACGGGGCTGTTCCTCTCGAAAGGCGACGCCCTGGCCGCAGCGACGGCGAAAGCATACCGGCTGTTGCAGGGCGGGGCGATCAAGCAGGCGATGGTGATGACCTATGCCGACTCATTCCTAATTATCGGCGGCTTCTTCCTCGTCTGTATACCGCTGCTGCTGCTGTTCATCGGCAAGAAAATTGAAGCACCCGCCCACGCGGAAATGGTGATGGAGTAAAGTTGGTTTCCCCTCACCCCAACCGACCCGTCGGACCGCCCCTCTCCCAAAACGGGAGAGGGGCTTTTTGTTGTGTACCAGTCCAGTCTTTCTTCTTTCACTGAGGTTCTGCTGTTTGAAAATAATTTGACATCTCCTGTTTTAAACCCGCATACGGTAAAAATATATGCATCCAGCAATAGCCCCTCTCCCGTTTTGGGAGAGGGGTTGGGGTGAGGGCACATGACATTCTGCCCGTTTCGTCGCATATTGTACCCTTACCCCTACCTCGTATGCGCAAACAACTACTCGCCTACTCCATTGCCCTTCTATCAATCTCAACACTAGCCCCGGCGCAGGACCGGCTTAGTGGCAAAACCTTCGCCACGCGGGCC is part of the Spirosoma rhododendri genome and encodes:
- a CDS encoding DHA2 family efflux MFS transporter permease subunit translates to MITMSGWLSAKLGRRNYFAASIVVFTIASVLCGLSTNVWELVFFRVLQGIGGGGLLTTAQSILIQTFPKEDIGIANAIFGLGVIIGPSIGPTLGGYITDNLSWNWVFYINIPFGIAATVLTYLYIKEPVEKILAGRMDWLALIMLIVGIGGLQIILEKGEEKDWFDSSFITIMTTAAVLCLIGFIWRQLTVSQPILDLRLLRRRRFAVGTLFNFILGFGLFASVFLIPVFCQTILGFTASQTGLLLMPGSIMTGFMMPIVGGLLKKNAISPIWYAAAGFLLFFGFSYGLSNITPDAGPDYFFWPLIIRGIGMGLIFIPLTTVTLADLSPVEIPQGSALSNTIRQLGGTFGTAIMTTYISTRSVLHISRLTDNLSIYNPISAERIRQYTGLFLSKGDALAAATAKAYRLLQGGAIKQAMVMTYADSFLIIGGFFLVCIPLLLLFIGKKIEAPAHAEMVME